From the genome of bacterium:
GCTTCCCTTTCACGGGGATGAAAAAGTGTATCTCCTCGCCCGCCCGCACCTTCCGGGAGAGGGCCTCGCGCTTCGCGCCGTTGCTCTCGAGTTCGATGCGAAGTTGCCGCTCGGGGCGGCCGGCGGGAACCCGGTAGCGGAGCACCGCGAAATTCCCCGACAGCTGATCGGCCCCCCGCGCCACTTCCACCGAGACGCGGTGGCCCGCCAGCACGCGCTGGCCCGGCAGCGGCACCTGGGCGACGATGGTGCCGCGCAGCGCGCCTTGCCGGTCCACATAACGGACGCGGCCCACGGACAAGCCCACCTGGCGGACCCGATCGAGAGCGCTGTTCACCGGCTCGCCGATGAGGGAGGGCATGGCGTACACCCGCTCGCGGGGGCCCTGGCTCACGAGAAGGGCGACCGACTCTCCCCGCGGGATTTTCTCCCGCGACAGCGGCCAGGAACCGATCACCTGCTCGATGGGCCGCTTCGGATCAAAAAGGCGTCCGATGACCCCGACCCGCAAGCCGCTCAACCGGATGAGGGTTTCGGCGCGGTTCAGGTTCTCGCCGAGCACGTTGGGCACCAAGACATCGCGCGAGCCTCTGCTCAGGACGAGCGACACCGTCCGGCCTTCGCGGATCCGCCGGCCGCCGGCCGGGAGTTGATCCACCACATAGTTCGGCGGAACGTCATCGCTGAATTCCCACCGCAA
Proteins encoded in this window:
- a CDS encoding PASTA domain-containing protein codes for the protein MIRALFKGILFIAFLVLLGGASGVTALYLFRGTQGVFLPQVKGLDAVRALELLGERGIPLQVLRWEFSDDVPPNYVVDQLPAGGRRIREGRTVSLVLSRGSRDVLVPNVLGENLNRAETLIRLSGLRVGVIGRLFDPKRPIEQVIGSWPLSREKIPRGESVALLVSQGPRERVYAMPSLIGEPVNSALDRVRQVGLSVGRVRYVDRQGALRGTIVAQVPLPGQRVLAGHRVSVEVARGADQLSGNFAVLRYRVPAGRPERQLRIELESNGAKREALSRKVRAGEEIHFFIPVKGKRTWARIYLDGQLVEEQAH